Sequence from the Halanaerobiales bacterium genome:
GTACCAATTACCGCTCTCATAAATTTTTGCATCAAATAGTTTTCTTCATTAGTACATTTAGCAGAACTCAAGCCAGCTAAAGCTTTTCCACCATATTCATCTTTAATTTCAGTAAGTTTTTCTGCAACAATTTCTAAAGCTTCATCCCATTCTGCTTCTTCAAATTCCCCATTTCTTTTAATTAAAGGTTTTGTTAAGCGATCAGGATGATTGACAAAATCATAACCAAAACGTCCTTTTACACAACTCTCTCCGGCAGGGTTGGGAGTATTTTCTCTATAAACAGAACCAACTTCTACTATTTCTCGCCCCTTAGTCTTTAATTCTAACTGACAGCCAACACCACAGTAGGGACAGGTAGTTACAGTTTTTTCAAAATCATATTCTCTACCTTTTCCCTCTGAAGGTATATAGCTTAAGGCATCAGTTGGACACATATCCACACATTGTCCACAGTAGACACAGGTAGATTCTTCTCCACCTAAACCATCATCATTAGCCGCACCTATTTTAGTAGCAAAACCACGTTCAACAAAATCTATAGCATCTGAGCATTGTATTTCTTTATCAACTCTAACACACTTACCACATAAAATACATTTATCAGGATCTACCTGAATAAATTCATTATCTCTTTCTATACTAAATCTTTCTTCATTTTTAGTACCATAACTGGATTTTTTAATTCCATATTCATAGGCAAGATCCTGTAATTCACAATTTCCATCAGCCTCACAGGTCATACAATCTAGAGGATGATCAGAAATCAATAAATCAAGTATAGTTTTACGAGAATCAATAACTCTTTCACTATCAGTTTTTACTTCCATACCCTCCTGAACTTCAGTTGTACAGGAAGTTTTTAGGCTACCATCATCCATATCTTCTACAAGACACATTCGACAGGCACCAACATCAGTTAAGTAGGGACTGTGACAGAGAGTAGGTATATCAATATCATTTTCTTTAGCTACTTCTAATACTGTTTGTCCTTTTTTAGCTTTGTATTCATTATTATTTATAGTTATTTCCATAACTTAATTTCCCTCCTCAGCTGCTGTAATTAATTCCTCATATTCATCTTCAAAAAATTTAATTGTACTTAATACTGGATTAGGAGCAGTCTGGCCCAATCCACAGAGGGAAGTCTCTTTTATTACTTTTCCTAGATGCTTTAATTTTTCAATATCTCCCTTTTGCCCATTATCATCAAGTATTCTTTCTAAAATATCCAGCATTCTTTTGGTTCCAACTCTACAGGGAGTACATTTACCACAGGATTCATCCTGGGTAAAATCAAGGAAAAAACGAGCAACATCTACCATAGAATTTTCTTCATCCATTACTATTAATCCACCTGAACCAACAATTGCTCCAATTTCTTTTAATGATTCATAATCTATTTCTAGATCAAGATATTCTTTAGGTATTGTACCTCCAGATGGCCCACCAATTTGGGCAGCTTTAAATTCTTTCCCTCCAGGTATTCCACCTGCTATATCAAAAATTATTTCTCTTAAAGTAGTCCCCATTGGAACTTCGACCAAACCTGTATCTTTTACATCACCTGCTACAGCAAAAACTTTTGTACCTTTGCTATTTTCAGTACCAATATCATTAAACCATTCACTACCATTTAAAACAATAGGAACTATATTTGCAAAAGTTTCTACATTATTTATTACAGTAGGTTTGCCCCACAATCCTGAATTAGCTGGGTAAGGAGGTTTAGTACTAGGTTGACCTCTTTTGCCTTCAATTGAAGCAATTAAGGCAGTTTCTTCACCACAAACAAAAGCACCTGCTCCTACTCTAACTTCAAGATTAAAATCAAATTCACTATCAAATAGGTTTTCTCCTAAATATCCTTTTTCTTCAGCCTGTTTAATAGCAGTCTTAAGATTTTTTACTGCCAAAGGATATTCTGCTCTTACATAGACAAAGCCTTGATCTGCACCTATAGCATAACCGGCAATTATCATTGCTTCAATTACACTATGAGGATCACCTTCAAGAATACTACGATCCATAAAAGCACCAGGATCACCTTCATCTGCATTACAGACTACATATTTTTGATCACCATCAGCTTTATGAGTTAACTCCCATTTAAGACCGGTGGGAAAACCTGCTCCACCTCTTCCTCTTAATCCAGAATTTTTTATTTCTTCAATGACTTCTACGGGTTTTTTTTCATTTAATACTCGTTTTAGAGCCTGGTAACCAGATCTATCAATATATTCTTCTATTTTATTAGGATCAATAATACCAGTATTTCTAAGTGCAATTCTACGCTGATTCTTCATAAATCTAAGAGACTTAAAATCTTCTATTGATTCATCATGTTCTCTTGTTAATAATTCTTCTACCACTTCTCCATTTTCTAGATGCTGCATTACTATTTTTTCAACATCACTAACTTTTAGATTACCATAAAAAGTGTTATCAGGTTTAATAATTACAATTGGTCCCAGACTACAGGGACCGACACATCCTGTTTTATTAATCACTTCTTTTATCTCATAATCTTTATCTAAATCTTCTCTTTTTAGTTGTCTCTTAAATTCTTCTTCAACCTCTTCTGCTCCTGCTGAAAGACAGCCCGTTCCAGCACAAATTAAGATTTCTTTTTTTGCCATATTTTCACCTCTAATAATTTTCCAAAATTTCCGGTACTTTTTCCGGAGTTACTTCACCATATACTTTATCATCTATCATAATTACAGGTGCCATACTACAGGTTCCCAGACATCTTGTTACTGTCATTGTAAATTTATCATCATCACTTGTTTCTCCAACTTCAATTTCTAATTCATTCTCTAATTTCTCCATTATATCCTCTGCACCTTTTACATAACAGGCAGTGCCCATACATATACCAATTGTATGTTCTCCCTTTGGTTCAGTATTAAAAATTGAATAAAAACTAATTACACCATAAATTTCACTCATTGGTATTTCCAGTTTTTTACTAACATGTTTTTGTACTTCTAAAGGTAAATAACCAATCTTTTTTTGAATATCATTAAGTACCGGTATCAAATTTCCCTTTTTCTCTTTATGCTTTTCAATAATCGGATCAAGTTCTTCTAGTTTTATATTAGCCATATTAGCCCCCCAAAAAATTGTTATTTTATATATTAAAAAAATTATATTTAAAAATTGAGTTAATAAAAACTTCAAGAAATAAAGTAATTATCCTGCTTAATTTTAAAAGTTTTTAGACTTTTCTTTCTTGTGAGAAAAATATCAAAAAACCGAGAAGCTTGCCAGTTTAACAAGGCTCCTCGGTTTAATATTTATTTTAATTATTTACTTTTTTTATTCCTCAGTAGTATAATAACTATCTACCATTCTTTCTATTTTAATATCATCATTTTTATATAAATCAATATATGAATCATCAACTCTGATTATTGGTTTATCCTGATGGCGGGGATTAATAAATACTATTTCTGCTTCTTTACCATTATTTAAAATGACTTTTTCATTGACGAAATAGTTAGGCATTTTATCTAAAAAAATATTAAGTAAATCATAATCAAAATCTCCAAAGGTTTCTTCCCTAAATAATTTTATAGCCTCAAAGGGAGTTGACTCAGGTTGATAAATACGGTTGGCAGTAAGAGCATCAAAAGTATCAACTATCGCAATAATCCTACCAAAAAGAGGTATATCTTTTCCTTTTAATTTTAGAGGATAACCATTTCCATTATAACGTTCATGATGAGTTAAAATTCCCTGTGCTGTTTCAGCAGCGACATGTTTTGCATTCTGGGCCATTTCATACCCATAAATACTATGTTTTTTCATTTTTTCATATTCTTCACTGGTTAATTCTGATGGTTTATTCAAAATTTCATCGGCAATTTTAGCTTTACCTAAATCATGCATTAAACCAGCTTCAGTCAGTCTAAAAGTCC
This genomic interval carries:
- the nuoF gene encoding NADH-quinone oxidoreductase subunit NuoF, producing the protein MAKKEILICAGTGCLSAGAEEVEEEFKRQLKREDLDKDYEIKEVINKTGCVGPCSLGPIVIIKPDNTFYGNLKVSDVEKIVMQHLENGEVVEELLTREHDESIEDFKSLRFMKNQRRIALRNTGIIDPNKIEEYIDRSGYQALKRVLNEKKPVEVIEEIKNSGLRGRGGAGFPTGLKWELTHKADGDQKYVVCNADEGDPGAFMDRSILEGDPHSVIEAMIIAGYAIGADQGFVYVRAEYPLAVKNLKTAIKQAEEKGYLGENLFDSEFDFNLEVRVGAGAFVCGEETALIASIEGKRGQPSTKPPYPANSGLWGKPTVINNVETFANIVPIVLNGSEWFNDIGTENSKGTKVFAVAGDVKDTGLVEVPMGTTLREIIFDIAGGIPGGKEFKAAQIGGPSGGTIPKEYLDLEIDYESLKEIGAIVGSGGLIVMDEENSMVDVARFFLDFTQDESCGKCTPCRVGTKRMLDILERILDDNGQKGDIEKLKHLGKVIKETSLCGLGQTAPNPVLSTIKFFEDEYEELITAAEEGN
- the nuoE gene encoding NADH-quinone oxidoreductase subunit NuoE, whose protein sequence is MANIKLEELDPIIEKHKEKKGNLIPVLNDIQKKIGYLPLEVQKHVSKKLEIPMSEIYGVISFYSIFNTEPKGEHTIGICMGTACYVKGAEDIMEKLENELEIEVGETSDDDKFTMTVTRCLGTCSMAPVIMIDDKVYGEVTPEKVPEILENY
- a CDS encoding HD-GYP domain-containing protein yields the protein MDDNFQSQNKINIEIDELKAGMKLANDIEYDFGGILLPAGTILDKKKIKRLKKLSSDYVYVYNENKEKIQKNLDRTQNAEMKYQEEIDEMKGIFKKARNLEQIEYDDVKDITKDIIGIGDESEMIDLLTKVREVDQYTYCHLLNVGVLAYMFGNWLKFDKERTFRLTEAGLMHDLGKAKIADEILNKPSELTSEEYEKMKKHSIYGYEMAQNAKHVAAETAQGILTHHERYNGNGYPLKLKGKDIPLFGRIIAIVDTFDALTANRIYQPESTPFEAIKLFREETFGDFDYDLLNIFLDKMPNYFVNEKVILNNGKEAEIVFINPRHQDKPIIRVDDSYIDLYKNDDIKIERMVDSYYTTEE